One genomic segment of Nitrospirota bacterium includes these proteins:
- a CDS encoding energy-coupling factor ABC transporter ATP-binding protein, with product MARDNAIEVNNVFFTYPDGHDVIKGISCNIGHGEKVALIGPNGAGKSTFMSLLNGVLLSSDGKVVIDGLEIRKENLIEVRKKVGIVFQDPDDQLFCPTVFDDVAFGPLNLGLSKDEIHSRVKDALEMVGLTGREERPSFHLSFGERKRLALATVLSYQPEILVFDEPSTNMDPLSRRRMIDWLKTSDKTILLCTHDLDIALEVCYRCIVLTDGKIVADGLASEILYDRKLLEANSLELPLALQTHELLHDMLHSATMDEEHRDIIKNFLHAHLHIHGPDQHKHVHLHAHEHGHEHLHEETVPETHIHELKHPEHSPEHPDVIVPHSHEHEKKPDKEPAPQKGTRPKRKLFGGGHSHGDGFHTH from the coding sequence ATGGCAAGAGATAATGCGATTGAAGTAAATAATGTATTTTTTACGTATCCTGATGGGCATGATGTAATAAAGGGGATTTCATGTAACATCGGGCATGGTGAAAAGGTTGCATTGATCGGGCCTAATGGTGCAGGAAAGTCCACATTTATGAGTTTATTAAACGGTGTACTGCTGTCCAGTGATGGGAAGGTTGTAATAGATGGGTTGGAAATAAGAAAAGAGAATCTTATCGAGGTGCGGAAAAAGGTAGGTATAGTTTTCCAGGACCCTGATGATCAGCTCTTTTGTCCTACAGTGTTTGACGATGTTGCATTTGGCCCTCTTAATCTTGGCCTTTCGAAAGATGAGATACATAGCCGTGTTAAAGACGCCCTTGAGATGGTTGGTTTAACAGGCCGTGAAGAGCGCCCGTCATTTCACCTGTCATTTGGTGAGAGAAAGCGTCTTGCACTTGCAACAGTTTTATCATACCAGCCTGAGATACTTGTATTTGATGAACCTTCTACCAATATGGACCCCCTCAGCCGCAGGAGAATGATAGATTGGCTGAAGACTTCAGATAAAACCATTCTTCTGTGTACCCATGACCTTGATATTGCATTAGAGGTATGTTACCGCTGTATCGTATTGACAGACGGCAAAATTGTTGCGGATGGGCTTGCCTCAGAAATACTTTATGACCGTAAGTTACTTGAGGCAAACAGTCTTGAATTACCGCTGGCGCTACAGACACATGAATTACTCCACGACATGCTTCACTCAGCAACGATGGACGAGGAACACCGCGATATTATCAAAAACTTTCTTCATGCTCATCTTCATATACACGGTCCGGATCAGCATAAGCATGTCCACTTGCATGCACATGAACATGGACATGAACATCTTCACGAAGAGACTGTTCCTGAGACCCACATTCATGAATTAAAGCACCCTGAACATTCACCTGAACATCCTGATGTAATAGTCCCACATTCGCATGAGCATGAGAAAAAACCGGATAAAGAGCCTGCCCCGCAAAAGGGCACCAGACCAAAACGCAAACTCTTCGGCGGCGGCCATTCCCACGGCGACGGGTTTCATACGCATTGA
- the cbiM gene encoding cobalt transporter CbiM — translation MHISEGILSAPVLAGGFVGTAILAGITLRKMDMEEIPKISVVTAAFFVASLIHVPIGITSIHLILNGLVGITLGLRSFPAIMLALVLQALLFGHGGVTVIGVNSIMLGGGGLVAYFIWQMRHRFRTTPKREPIFGGIAAALSVVFSGIILALALVTTGEEFRATAGYALLAHVPVMVIESIVVGACAGFLMKVKPDILAGHRQTGQRHAP, via the coding sequence ATGCACATCTCCGAAGGAATCCTTTCTGCCCCGGTTCTTGCAGGCGGTTTTGTCGGGACAGCAATTCTGGCCGGTATCACTTTGAGAAAAATGGATATGGAAGAAATCCCAAAGATATCCGTTGTTACAGCGGCCTTTTTTGTGGCGTCTCTTATCCATGTTCCTATAGGCATTACAAGCATACATCTTATCCTAAACGGTCTTGTAGGTATTACCTTGGGGTTACGGAGTTTTCCGGCTATAATGCTTGCACTTGTACTCCAGGCCCTCCTTTTTGGTCATGGAGGGGTTACAGTAATCGGGGTAAATAGTATTATGCTTGGCGGCGGTGGTCTGGTTGCATATTTTATCTGGCAGATGCGCCATCGTTTTAGAACAACTCCAAAGCGGGAACCGATATTCGGCGGCATAGCCGCTGCCTTGAGTGTTGTATTTTCCGGCATTATACTTGCGCTTGCACTTGTAACAACAGGTGAGGAATTCAGGGCTACTGCCGGTTATGCGCTTTTGGCCCATGTTCCAGTTATGGTAATAGAAAGTATTGTTGTAGGTGCGTGTGCAGGATTTCTTATGAAGGTAAAGCCTGACATACTTGCAGGTCATCGTCAGACAGGACAACGCCATGCCCCTTGA
- the cbiQ gene encoding cobalt ECF transporter T component CbiQ, with protein MQVIVRQDNAMPLDIDRYAHLETSIHRWDPRLKILSLGIFMFGTAILNSIPLVIIAIIMAMIFLKITGLPLYFIVQGLTWVVFFLAPFFLIMPFSYPGEAAFYIWKIPFAWEGLRLATLIFIKALAIVMTTYAIFGSARFDISMIAMQRLKCPKVIVQMLLFTYRYIFVFVDEMKRMDTAMRCRGFVMKTDLNTLYVMGNFVGTLLVRSFERTTRVYKAMLSKGYQGEFHTMVEFNAGWKDFVKAAMVLCVIIVLLAWNLLGIFKPAVKGWY; from the coding sequence TTGCAGGTCATCGTCAGACAGGACAACGCCATGCCCCTTGATATAGACCGCTATGCACATTTAGAAACTTCTATACACCGCTGGGACCCAAGGTTGAAGATACTGTCTCTCGGTATATTCATGTTTGGAACAGCTATCCTTAATTCGATTCCCCTTGTCATTATTGCGATTATTATGGCGATGATATTTCTGAAAATAACAGGCCTGCCGCTCTATTTTATTGTCCAGGGTCTGACATGGGTAGTTTTTTTCTTAGCGCCATTCTTTTTAATCATGCCTTTTTCCTATCCGGGCGAGGCTGCGTTTTACATCTGGAAAATTCCATTTGCATGGGAGGGGCTTCGTCTGGCGACCCTTATATTTATTAAGGCACTTGCCATTGTGATGACTACTTATGCTATATTTGGTTCTGCTCGATTTGATATTTCAATGATTGCGATGCAGCGTTTAAAATGTCCAAAGGTTATTGTGCAGATGCTTCTGTTTACTTACAGGTATATATTTGTTTTTGTAGATGAGATGAAGCGGATGGATACTGCCATGAGATGCCGCGGATTTGTTATGAAGACAGATTTAAATACGCTGTATGTTATGGGTAATTTTGTCGGAACTTTACTTGTGCGAAGTTTCGAAAGAACTACGAGGGTATACAAGGCGATGCTTTCCAAAGGATACCAGGGTGAGTTTCATACAATGGTAGAGTTCAACGCAGGGTGGAAAGATTTTGTAAAGGCTGCTATGGTTCTTTGTGTTATTATAGTGCTTCTTGCATGGAATTTGCTGGGGATATTTAAACCGGCGGTGAAAGGATGGTATTAG